Proteins found in one Bremerella volcania genomic segment:
- a CDS encoding sulfatase family protein, with translation MRSVLLSLLAIGCSASQLLAAELPDIVVFLSDDHTIVDSSLYGSPDLKTPNMERVAKQGLTFDRAFVASPSCAPSRAALLTGLMPSRNGAEPNHSRPKEEIKKLPAYFQELGYEVVSFGKVGHYRQTPEYGFDIARHFNYHEDVAVPEALKWLDARESDKPLLLFVGTNWPHVPWPEPEDIDPESIKIPLHHVHTPQTCIARARYYQAIKTMDRELGEVFDAAYKKLGDDTLFLHTSDHGAQWPFGKWTLYDEGIRTPMIAVWPGKITPGKRTEAMVSWIDILPTLYAAVGQTAPKELDGQSFLPVLLGETDHHRDVIFTVHSGDGNKNVYPTRSIRTTRWKYIRNLHPEFKFTSHILGDNRPQPYWGSWVAKAKTVPEAARKVKRYLQRPAVELYDLDADPTEQNNLATDPQYAVTLAKLSDQLDAWMKEQGDPQKVYGEPILLSAE, from the coding sequence ATGCGCAGCGTTCTTCTCAGCCTTTTGGCAATCGGCTGCTCGGCCAGCCAACTTTTGGCAGCTGAGCTTCCCGATATCGTGGTGTTTCTTTCGGATGACCACACCATCGTCGATTCATCGTTGTATGGATCGCCCGACTTGAAGACCCCCAACATGGAGCGCGTCGCCAAGCAGGGCCTCACGTTTGACCGGGCCTTTGTGGCCTCTCCGTCGTGTGCTCCCAGCCGTGCGGCACTGCTGACCGGGTTGATGCCTTCACGAAACGGAGCCGAGCCGAATCACTCGCGTCCTAAGGAAGAGATCAAGAAGCTACCGGCCTATTTTCAAGAGCTGGGGTACGAGGTCGTTTCGTTTGGCAAGGTGGGGCACTATCGCCAGACGCCTGAGTATGGTTTCGATATCGCCCGGCATTTTAATTACCACGAAGACGTCGCCGTGCCAGAAGCGTTGAAGTGGCTCGATGCACGCGAAAGTGACAAACCGCTCCTCCTTTTCGTCGGCACTAACTGGCCGCATGTCCCCTGGCCCGAACCGGAAGACATTGATCCCGAATCGATCAAAATTCCGCTGCACCATGTTCATACGCCCCAGACTTGCATAGCTCGTGCGCGCTATTATCAGGCCATCAAAACGATGGATCGTGAACTGGGCGAAGTCTTCGACGCGGCATACAAAAAGCTCGGAGACGATACTCTGTTTTTACACACCAGCGATCACGGTGCTCAGTGGCCCTTTGGCAAGTGGACCCTCTACGACGAAGGAATTCGCACGCCCATGATCGCTGTCTGGCCAGGCAAGATCACCCCTGGCAAGCGTACCGAGGCGATGGTTTCGTGGATCGATATTCTGCCGACCCTCTACGCCGCCGTCGGCCAAACGGCGCCAAAAGAACTAGACGGGCAGTCTTTCCTGCCGGTCCTCCTTGGCGAAACGGATCATCATCGCGACGTCATTTTCACCGTCCACAGTGGCGACGGAAATAAGAACGTCTATCCCACACGCAGCATCCGTACGACGCGTTGGAAGTACATTCGCAACCTTCACCCTGAGTTCAAGTTCACGTCCCATATTCTGGGGGACAACCGTCCTCAACCGTACTGGGGCAGTTGGGTCGCGAAGGCCAAGACGGTCCCCGAGGCAGCCCGTAAGGTCAAACGATACCTGCAAAGGCCGGCGGTAGAACTCTACGATTTGGATGCTGATCCGACCGAGCAAAACAATCTGGCCACCGATCCCCAATACGCAGTAACCCTGGCCAAGCTGAGCGACCAGCTTGATGCCTGGATGAAGGAGCAAGGGGATCCGCAGAAGGTTTACGGGGAACCGATACTACTCAGTGCTGAATAA
- a CDS encoding tetratricopeptide repeat protein, translating to MSQRLQRATMLIQMRRYDEAKRELTLSMAEDPENPSNHMLMGLCHSELKENEPAIEHGELAVRMAPDWAKSHSMLAWIYMKAHKYKDARLGAEHALQLDPADTMASNVIAMVCADKKDWEGALRAAEMTLSHDPDDTEAMNIRALALRSQGKAGASVEELKRSLQVDAEDATSHANLGWTYLQKGELDKAETHFREALRINPELDWARQGALETLKAKVPIYRWILGYFIWMATKTAGMQWVIIIGLYLGYKVIYLTLAANPATQGLAYAFMALYLLFCVTTWFAGPISDAFLVLHPFGRLVLTPWERFGGLAVGAAIVLTLAALAGEIVLQNEVGIILAMCVGFPAIPMAMMFQSREGTPRKVMALVTVAAFAMSVGFGVGAIYGLDNLPMAVASVCETCSRGFIFIPLGSIILANVLSMR from the coding sequence ATGAGCCAACGACTCCAGCGTGCTACCATGCTGATCCAGATGCGTCGCTACGATGAAGCGAAGCGCGAACTTACCCTGAGCATGGCGGAAGACCCCGAGAATCCCAGCAACCACATGCTGATGGGGCTTTGCCATAGTGAGCTTAAGGAGAACGAACCAGCGATCGAGCATGGCGAGTTAGCCGTACGAATGGCTCCGGACTGGGCGAAGAGCCACTCGATGCTCGCTTGGATCTACATGAAGGCGCACAAGTACAAAGATGCCAGACTCGGCGCCGAGCACGCGCTGCAGTTAGACCCGGCCGACACGATGGCATCCAACGTGATCGCCATGGTCTGCGCCGATAAAAAGGATTGGGAGGGGGCACTCCGGGCAGCGGAAATGACCCTTTCCCATGACCCGGACGATACCGAAGCGATGAACATCCGGGCTCTCGCCCTGCGTAGCCAAGGCAAAGCCGGGGCTTCGGTTGAAGAGCTGAAGCGTTCGCTGCAGGTCGACGCGGAAGATGCCACGTCGCATGCCAACCTGGGATGGACCTATCTGCAAAAGGGGGAGCTAGACAAAGCCGAAACTCACTTTCGCGAGGCGCTGCGGATCAATCCCGAGTTGGATTGGGCACGCCAAGGAGCATTGGAAACGCTCAAAGCCAAGGTGCCGATCTATCGCTGGATCTTGGGCTACTTCATCTGGATGGCCACCAAGACAGCTGGAATGCAGTGGGTGATCATCATCGGGCTTTACTTGGGCTACAAGGTCATCTATTTGACCTTGGCTGCCAATCCAGCGACGCAGGGGCTTGCCTACGCGTTCATGGCGTTGTACCTGTTGTTCTGCGTAACGACCTGGTTTGCCGGCCCCATTTCAGATGCGTTTCTCGTCTTGCACCCTTTTGGTCGTCTGGTGTTGACGCCGTGGGAACGCTTTGGCGGACTAGCCGTCGGCGCGGCGATCGTACTCACGTTGGCAGCGCTTGCCGGCGAAATCGTTCTTCAAAATGAAGTCGGCATCATACTCGCGATGTGTGTTGGCTTCCCGGCGATTCCGATGGCGATGATGTTCCAATCAAGGGAGGGGACGCCACGCAAGGTGATGGCGCTTGTTACCGTGGCCGCGTTTGCCATGTCGGTGGGTTTTGGCGTGGGGGCGATCTATGGACTGGATAACCTGCCGATGGCTGTTGCTTCCGTTTGCGAGACGTGTTCCCGCGGGTTCATCTTTATCCCGTTGGGGTCGATCATCTTGGCGAACGTCTTGAGCATGCGGTAA
- a CDS encoding ATP-binding protein, which translates to MSSSEESLRALEEALRFSPDNIPLRSHLADTLYRLGKFESAIDHFKELSRIEPHNRDWPLRLADSFLQNNQIGEAAVVIERVVHGKDASAAAHLLASRIAMAEGNTSSAVYHYKTAIDLDPELEDEELSERLGVGAQFEESEVVDGRIRVGSGDAQGDVGASVERPKIKFADVGGMEDLKEEIRMKIIYPMQNPEIYKAYGKTIGGGIMMYGPPGCGKTHLARATAGEINANFISIGINDVLDMWMGNSERNLHQLFQLARNSSPCVIFFDEVDALGGRRSDMNGGSARQLINQFLAEMDGAEHSNEGVLILAATNAPWHVDSAFRRPGRFDRVIFVPPPDQPSRTEILQVLCQGKPTKDVDYAYLAKKTDQFSGADMKAVVDLAVESKLSEALKTGKPVPVSGKDLLAAAKRHRPTTKEWFATARNYALYANEGGLYDDILSYMKLK; encoded by the coding sequence ATGAGTTCTTCTGAAGAATCGCTCCGCGCGCTGGAAGAGGCGTTGCGTTTTAGCCCGGATAACATCCCTTTGCGGTCTCACCTGGCCGACACGCTTTACCGCTTGGGGAAATTTGAGTCGGCGATTGACCATTTCAAAGAGTTGTCGCGGATCGAGCCCCACAATCGCGACTGGCCGCTTCGTCTGGCTGACTCTTTCCTGCAAAACAATCAAATCGGTGAAGCCGCCGTCGTCATCGAACGCGTAGTTCATGGAAAAGACGCGTCAGCAGCGGCACATCTGTTGGCATCGCGAATAGCGATGGCGGAAGGCAACACATCTTCGGCCGTATATCACTATAAAACGGCGATCGATCTCGATCCGGAACTTGAGGATGAGGAACTCAGCGAACGCCTGGGCGTGGGGGCTCAGTTCGAGGAGAGCGAAGTCGTCGACGGGCGAATTCGTGTCGGATCGGGTGACGCCCAGGGGGATGTCGGTGCCTCGGTAGAGCGTCCCAAGATCAAGTTCGCCGATGTCGGCGGCATGGAGGATCTCAAGGAAGAGATCCGCATGAAGATCATTTACCCGATGCAGAACCCCGAGATCTACAAGGCCTACGGGAAGACGATCGGAGGCGGCATCATGATGTATGGTCCGCCAGGCTGTGGCAAGACGCACTTGGCTCGGGCCACCGCTGGCGAGATCAACGCGAACTTCATCAGCATCGGCATCAATGATGTCTTGGATATGTGGATGGGAAACAGCGAGCGCAACTTGCATCAGCTGTTTCAGCTTGCCCGTAATAGCAGCCCCTGCGTGATCTTCTTTGACGAGGTCGACGCACTGGGGGGGCGTCGTAGCGATATGAACGGAGGCAGTGCCCGGCAACTGATCAATCAGTTTCTGGCCGAGATGGATGGCGCCGAGCATTCCAACGAAGGGGTGCTGATTCTGGCTGCCACGAACGCTCCGTGGCACGTCGATTCCGCGTTTCGCCGACCAGGACGTTTCGATCGCGTGATCTTCGTCCCACCGCCTGACCAGCCATCGAGGACTGAGATCTTGCAGGTTCTTTGCCAGGGCAAACCGACCAAGGATGTCGACTACGCCTACCTGGCCAAGAAGACCGATCAGTTTTCTGGGGCCGATATGAAGGCGGTCGTCGACCTGGCCGTGGAATCGAAATTGAGCGAAGCGCTCAAGACCGGTAAGCCGGTGCCCGTGTCTGGCAAGGATTTGCTCGCGGCGGCCAAACGGCATAGACCAACCACCAAGGAGTGGTTTGCGACGGCGAGAAACTATGCCCTGTATGCCAACGAAGGCGGGCTGTACGACGACATCCTTAGCTACATGAAATTGAAATGA
- a CDS encoding arylsulfatase, producing the protein MKFRFPFACLCVLFLTAIVQADDRPNIVVIMLDDLGYSDLGCYGGEIQTPNIDALAHNGLRFTSFYNCARCCPTRAALLTGLYPHQVGLIRNGRSLTKNGVTIAEALGQAGYQTAMAGKWHLSQTNPIDDRQKQLDWLNHQADFDRPFAPLDTYPAKRGFQHHFGPVWGVVNYFDPFSLVDDTKIVKDVPDDFYMTDAITDKAVEYIETMSKKDTPFFLYVAHTAPHWPLHAKPEDIAKYEKTYTEGWQKLRDDRYDRMLEMGLIDPQTFPKPRLQGDGPDWQALDDEHRKHMAQLMAVHAAMVDCVDQGIGRIMATLKTTQRFDNTLILVMADNGASPERYLNPGFDRPNETRDGRSIQYEGLFNPGSETTWGYIGSYWANAANTPFRYWKAQSFEGGTHTPMIAHWPSGLKTKPGSLTDQPGHVIDVMPTCLEIAGAEYPKSYDGHDITPLEGQSLSAILRGEKRDGHDQLFFEHEGGKAVIADGWKLVQPKQNGKWELYHLAEDRTETKNLAGDHPQRLKDMKQHWQTWFDRVKPAN; encoded by the coding sequence ATGAAGTTCCGTTTTCCCTTCGCCTGCCTGTGCGTTCTATTTCTTACCGCAATCGTACAAGCCGACGATCGCCCTAATATCGTCGTGATCATGCTCGACGACTTGGGGTATTCCGATCTCGGCTGTTACGGCGGCGAAATCCAAACGCCCAACATCGATGCGCTGGCTCACAATGGCCTGCGTTTCACCTCCTTTTACAATTGTGCCCGCTGCTGTCCGACGCGTGCGGCTCTGCTCACCGGTCTGTATCCACATCAAGTTGGTCTCATCCGCAATGGACGTTCGCTTACCAAGAACGGCGTCACCATCGCCGAGGCTCTGGGGCAAGCAGGCTACCAAACCGCCATGGCGGGAAAGTGGCACCTAAGTCAAACCAACCCGATCGACGATCGCCAAAAGCAACTCGACTGGCTCAATCATCAAGCCGACTTCGATCGCCCGTTCGCTCCGCTGGATACCTATCCGGCCAAGCGAGGTTTTCAACATCACTTTGGGCCGGTCTGGGGCGTGGTGAATTACTTCGATCCGTTTTCCTTGGTCGACGATACCAAGATCGTGAAAGATGTTCCTGATGACTTCTACATGACTGATGCCATCACCGACAAGGCCGTTGAGTACATCGAGACGATGTCGAAGAAGGACACTCCCTTCTTTCTTTACGTCGCTCATACGGCCCCACATTGGCCCCTGCATGCCAAGCCAGAGGACATCGCCAAGTATGAGAAGACCTACACCGAAGGCTGGCAGAAGCTACGCGACGATCGCTATGACCGCATGCTTGAAATGGGATTAATCGATCCCCAGACCTTCCCCAAGCCACGGCTTCAAGGAGATGGCCCCGACTGGCAGGCCCTGGACGACGAGCACCGCAAACACATGGCCCAACTGATGGCCGTCCACGCCGCCATGGTCGATTGCGTCGACCAAGGCATCGGGCGAATTATGGCGACACTCAAGACGACTCAACGGTTTGATAATACACTGATTCTGGTCATGGCCGACAACGGGGCATCGCCCGAACGTTATCTCAACCCTGGATTCGACCGACCGAACGAAACGCGAGACGGCCGCAGCATTCAGTACGAGGGCCTCTTCAACCCCGGCAGCGAAACCACCTGGGGCTATATTGGCTCGTACTGGGCCAATGCCGCCAATACGCCATTTCGCTACTGGAAGGCGCAGTCGTTCGAAGGCGGGACCCATACGCCGATGATCGCTCATTGGCCCAGTGGCTTGAAAACAAAGCCGGGTTCGCTGACCGATCAACCGGGCCATGTGATAGACGTCATGCCGACCTGTCTCGAAATCGCTGGGGCCGAATACCCCAAGAGTTACGACGGCCACGACATCACGCCCCTGGAGGGCCAGTCCCTTTCGGCGATCCTCCGCGGCGAGAAGCGTGATGGTCACGACCAACTCTTCTTCGAGCACGAAGGAGGCAAAGCCGTGATTGCCGATGGCTGGAAGCTCGTTCAGCCCAAGCAAAATGGCAAATGGGAACTTTACCATCTGGCAGAAGACCGTACAGAAACCAAGAACCTTGCTGGCGACCACCCCCAGCGGCTAAAAGACATGAAGCAGCATTGGCAAACCTGGTTCGACCGGGTGAAACCAGCCAACTAG